From one Streptomyces mobaraensis genomic stretch:
- a CDS encoding ATP-dependent DNA helicase: MTPRLTDPEQLKELLGIPFTPEQTACITAPPAPQVIVAGAGSGKTTVMAARVVWLVGTGQVAPERVLGLTFTNKAAGELAERVRKALAAAGVTAGEATEEEGPGEPRISTYHAFAGRLLKEHGLRIGLEPTARLLADATRYQLAARVLRTSPGPHPALTRPFADLVADLLALDAELAEHLVEPEELLAHDEALLKDLDGARLTNADLRKVPETARARRELTGLVAAYRAEKRRRDLLDFGDQIALSAELARTRPEVGRILREEFSVVLLDEYQDTSVAQRLLLAGLFGGGTGHAVTAVGDPCQAIYGWRGASVANLDEFPRHFPHADGRPAARHALSENRRSGGRLLRLANGLAAPLRALHEGVEALRPAPGAERDGYVRCALLPTQAEELAWLADVIAHHVRTGTRPGDVAVLCRTAADFARIQGALVERDVPVEVVGLSGLLHLPEIADLVAVCEVLQDPTANASLVRLLTGPRWRIGPRDLALLGRRARTLVPYGSAGTDPERRLAEAVEGRDPAEVISLADALDTFLTGDASDDGLPFSAEARIRFARLATELRDLRRSLADPLMDVLHRVLATTGLEVELSASPHALAARRRETLNQFLDIAAGFAGLDGDAGLLAFLGFLRTAVQYEKGLDSSLPGAEDTVKVLTAHKSKGLEWDVVAVPGLVAKTFPSEQARDAWTSQARVLPHALRGDADTLPEVPAWDGKGIAAFKAAMKDHQATEELRLGYVTFTRPRSLLLASGHWWGPEQKRPRGPSAFLHALREHCEAGHGETEVWADPPEEGATNPALDAAETDRAWPLPLDPDSLTRRREAAAAVRARLGRLPGPAPAPEPAHDPEWPPPPEEDEEAFADADEAYADLAHEDDAALADWDTLTTTRPTAPAPDTTEVPAAPAPDPSQRPAPAVPAPRHERASAAPGTTVGPLDSARSALRGAGGSPPGIGEGAGLGHSRPQGTPASTDEHRLPAPGTPPRKAPRATLTPEESRLVTSWDRDLDALAGELRRARATVHEVPLPASLTASQLVRLAADPDGFASELARPMPRPPRPAARRGTRFHAWVESRFEALTLPFPGQDELTGGIDEDETDDTEIADERDLAELKAAFERTPYAHRTPYRVEAPFRITLAGRVIRGRIDAVYRTEDEADGTAYEIVDWKTGRDGTADPLQLAVYRLAWAERHGLPPSAVSAAFVHVRDGRVVRPTGLPDRAALERILMGEGAGEGE, from the coding sequence GTGACCCCGCGCCTGACCGATCCCGAGCAGCTCAAGGAGCTCCTCGGCATCCCCTTCACCCCGGAGCAGACGGCCTGCATCACCGCGCCGCCCGCCCCGCAGGTCATCGTGGCCGGGGCCGGGTCGGGCAAGACGACGGTGATGGCCGCCCGCGTCGTCTGGCTGGTGGGCACCGGCCAGGTCGCCCCCGAGCGCGTCCTCGGCCTCACCTTCACCAACAAGGCCGCCGGCGAGCTCGCCGAGCGCGTCCGCAAGGCGCTCGCCGCCGCCGGGGTGACGGCCGGCGAGGCCACGGAGGAGGAAGGGCCCGGCGAGCCGCGGATCTCCACGTACCACGCGTTCGCCGGCCGCCTCCTGAAGGAGCACGGCCTGCGCATCGGCCTGGAGCCCACCGCCCGCCTCCTCGCCGACGCCACCCGCTACCAGCTCGCCGCCCGGGTCCTGCGCACCTCCCCGGGCCCGCACCCGGCCCTCACCCGCCCGTTCGCCGACCTCGTCGCCGACCTCCTCGCCCTCGACGCCGAGCTCGCGGAGCACCTGGTCGAGCCGGAGGAGCTGCTGGCCCACGACGAGGCCCTCCTCAAGGACCTCGACGGCGCCCGCCTCACCAACGCCGACCTGCGCAAGGTCCCCGAGACCGCGCGCGCCCGGCGCGAGCTCACCGGCCTGGTCGCCGCGTACCGCGCGGAGAAGCGCCGCCGCGACCTCCTCGACTTCGGCGACCAGATCGCCCTCTCCGCCGAGCTCGCCCGCACCCGCCCCGAGGTCGGCCGGATCCTCCGCGAGGAGTTCTCCGTCGTCCTCCTCGACGAGTACCAGGACACGTCGGTCGCCCAACGGCTGCTGCTCGCCGGCCTGTTCGGCGGCGGCACGGGCCACGCGGTCACCGCCGTCGGCGACCCCTGTCAGGCCATCTACGGCTGGCGCGGCGCCTCCGTCGCCAACCTGGACGAGTTCCCCCGCCACTTCCCGCACGCCGACGGCCGCCCCGCCGCCCGCCACGCCCTCAGCGAGAACCGGCGCAGCGGCGGCCGGCTCCTCCGCCTCGCCAACGGCCTCGCCGCGCCCCTGCGCGCCCTCCACGAGGGCGTCGAGGCGCTGCGGCCCGCGCCCGGCGCCGAGCGGGACGGGTACGTGCGGTGCGCGCTGCTGCCCACCCAGGCCGAGGAGCTGGCCTGGCTCGCCGACGTCATCGCCCACCACGTGCGCACCGGCACCCGTCCCGGCGACGTCGCCGTCTTGTGCCGCACGGCGGCCGACTTCGCCCGGATCCAGGGCGCGCTGGTCGAACGGGACGTCCCGGTCGAGGTCGTCGGCCTCTCCGGGCTGCTCCACCTGCCCGAGATCGCCGACCTGGTCGCCGTCTGCGAGGTCCTCCAGGACCCCACCGCCAACGCGTCCCTCGTCCGTCTCCTCACCGGCCCCCGCTGGCGCATCGGGCCGCGCGACCTCGCCCTCCTCGGCCGCCGCGCCCGCACCCTGGTGCCGTACGGCAGCGCCGGCACGGACCCCGAGCGGCGGCTCGCCGAGGCCGTGGAGGGCCGCGACCCGGCCGAGGTGATCTCCCTCGCCGACGCCCTCGACACCTTCCTCACCGGTGACGCGTCCGACGACGGCCTGCCGTTCTCCGCCGAGGCCCGGATCCGCTTCGCCCGCCTCGCCACCGAACTCCGCGATCTGCGACGGAGCCTGGCCGACCCCCTGATGGACGTCCTGCACCGGGTGCTCGCCACCACCGGCCTGGAGGTCGAGCTCTCCGCCTCGCCGCACGCGCTGGCGGCCCGCCGCCGGGAGACCCTCAACCAGTTCCTGGACATCGCCGCCGGCTTCGCCGGCCTGGACGGCGACGCCGGCCTGCTCGCCTTCCTCGGCTTCCTGCGCACCGCCGTCCAGTACGAGAAGGGGCTCGACAGCTCCCTCCCCGGCGCCGAGGACACGGTCAAGGTCCTGACCGCCCACAAGTCCAAGGGCCTGGAGTGGGACGTCGTCGCCGTCCCCGGGCTCGTCGCCAAGACCTTCCCCAGCGAGCAGGCGCGGGACGCGTGGACCTCCCAGGCCCGCGTCCTCCCGCACGCCCTGCGCGGGGACGCCGACACCCTCCCCGAGGTTCCCGCCTGGGACGGCAAGGGCATCGCCGCCTTCAAGGCCGCCATGAAGGACCACCAGGCCACCGAGGAACTGCGCCTCGGCTACGTCACCTTCACCCGTCCCCGCTCCCTCCTCCTCGCCTCCGGCCACTGGTGGGGCCCCGAGCAGAAGCGGCCCCGCGGCCCGTCCGCCTTCCTCCACGCCCTGCGCGAGCACTGCGAGGCCGGGCACGGCGAGACCGAGGTGTGGGCCGACCCCCCGGAGGAGGGCGCCACCAACCCCGCCCTGGACGCGGCCGAGACCGACCGTGCCTGGCCGCTGCCCCTGGACCCGGACTCCCTCACCCGCCGCCGCGAGGCCGCCGCGGCCGTCCGCGCCCGCCTGGGCCGCCTCCCCGGCCCCGCCCCGGCGCCGGAGCCGGCCCACGACCCGGAGTGGCCGCCTCCGCCGGAGGAGGACGAGGAGGCGTTCGCGGACGCCGACGAGGCGTACGCGGATCTCGCGCACGAGGACGACGCCGCCTTGGCGGACTGGGACACCCTCACCACCACCCGCCCGACGGCACCTGCGCCCGACACCACCGAGGTGCCCGCAGCACCGGCGCCTGATCCGTCACAGCGCCCCGCACCCGCCGTCCCGGCTCCCCGGCACGAGCGGGCCTCCGCTGCGCCGGGGACGACCGTCGGCCCCCTGGACAGCGCGCGCAGCGCGCTTCGGGGGGCTGGGGGCTCGCCCCCAGGAATCGGCGAAGGGGCGGGACTGGGGCACAGCCGCCCGCAGGGCACCCCCGCCTCAACCGACGAGCACCGGCTCCCCGCCCCGGGCACCCCACCCCGAAAAGCGCCCCGCGCCACCCTCACCCCCGAGGAGTCCCGCCTGGTCACCTCCTGGGACCGCGACCTGGACGCCCTCGCGGGCGAGCTCCGCAGGGCCCGCGCGACGGTGCACGAGGTGCCGCTGCCGGCGTCCCTGACCGCGTCGCAGCTCGTCCGGCTCGCCGCCGACCCCGACGGGTTCGCGAGCGAGCTGGCCCGGCCGATGCCCCGCCCGCCGCGGCCCGCCGCCCGCCGCGGCACCCGCTTCCACGCCTGGGTCGAGTCCCGCTTCGAGGCGCTGACTCTGCCGTTCCCGGGCCAGGACGAACTGACCGGCGGGATCGACGAGGACGAGACCGATGACACCGAAATCGCCGACGAGCGCGACCTCGCCGAGCTCAAGGCGGCGTTCGAACGCACCCCGTACGCCCACCGCACGCCGTACCGGGTGGAGGCGCCGTTCCGGATCACCCTCGCGGGCCGGGTGATCCGCGGCCGGATCGACGCGGTCTACCGGACCGAGGACGAAGCCGACGGCACCGCCTACGAGATCGTCGACTGGAAGACCGGCCGGGACGGCACCGCCGACCCCCTCCAGCTCGCCGTCTACCGCCTCGCCTGGGCCGAGCGGCACGGCCTGCCGCCGTCGGCCGTCTCCGCAGCCTTCGTCCACGTCCGCGACGGCCGCGTGGTCCGCCCGACGGGGCTGCCGGACCGGGCGGCCCTGGAGAGGATCCTGATGGGGGAGGGTGCCGGGGAGGGTGAGTGA
- a CDS encoding UvrD-helicase domain-containing protein, with translation MRTPPGRVVPPELDAAQRAVVEHGQGPLLVLAGPGTGKTTTLVEAVADRVRRGADPDRMLVLTFSRKAAAELRDRVAARLGERGLAARAPQATTFHSYCYALVRAHQEAGLFAEPLRLLSGPEQDVAVRELLAGQTELERAGRATVRWPDDLRACLTTRGFADEVRAVLARSRELGLSPESLAAFAERTGRGDWSAAAAFLAEYLDVLDARGVVDYAELVHRAVLLAERPEVAADLAGRYDAVFVDEYQDTDAAQARLLRALAGGGRTLVAFGDPDQSIYAFRGADVGGILDFPTAFPRRDGSPAPVRVLTTSRRSGAALLAATRLLTRRMPLGRLPSDAVRAHRDLTAVRPGGRVEAYTYPTPGAETDNIADILRRAHLEDGVPWGAMSVLVRAGSRSIPTLRRALTSAGVPVEVDGDDIPLRHEPAVAPLLTALRVVAEWAAGAPGPDGDAADEPGSDVPGAEGALGELKGDASGPGGGRGSAPASEWGAAPGPGGDAPGEPGGDAPVPAAASDEDGPAGAEGTGTGPEDDPAGTGREGASTPAREPGATPESGPGTAAASACAPAPDSATRPGIAVSPTPAAAPVPEPEPAREREDGPTPEPDGRPGPGPAHEGAADERPAAPAPAAAGVLTPETALTLLTSPLGGMDGADLRRLGRALREEERAAGRTAPRASDVLIAEALAAPERLVAHDPAYARGAQRLAALLSAARDRLRAGGTAEDALWTLWNGTPRHPAPWPDRLRRAAHRGGAAGRNADRDLDAVCALFETAARAEERVGGRDVLGFLDELEAQDIAADTLTRRAVRPDAVRLMTAHRSKGLEWRLVVVAGVQEGLWPDLRRRGSLLEADRIGRDGLAEPLPPGALLAEERRLFYVAATRARERLVVTAVKAAAEDGDQPSRFLTELGVEPVDVTQRPRRPLAVAALVAELRATTVDPAASDALRAAAADRLARLAGLRDDEDRPLVPAADPDRWWGLYEPTHSEVPLRDRDQPVALSGSAVGQLVDTCSLQWFLGREVRAEAPSGTAQGFGNVVHVLADEVASGRTPADLAVLMERLETVWDALAFDAPWKSRQEKENARAALERFLRWHVMERGRTPVATEHPFDVTLTAGDRLVRVRGSMDRVERDTSGHAYVVDFKTGKTPATAAEVARHPQLAVYQLAVRHGAVDDAFDGVRPRPGGAELVQLRQGATKKEGGDALPKVQAQEPLSDGGEEGTDWIGDLLATAAGRVLDERFSPRPGTHCAHCAFRSSCSARPEGRQIVE, from the coding sequence GTGCGCACGCCCCCAGGGCGCGTGGTCCCCCCGGAACTGGACGCGGCACAGCGCGCGGTGGTTGAGCACGGACAGGGGCCGCTGCTCGTCCTCGCCGGTCCGGGGACCGGCAAGACCACGACGCTCGTGGAGGCCGTCGCCGACCGGGTGCGGCGCGGCGCCGACCCGGACCGGATGCTCGTCCTGACCTTCAGCCGCAAGGCCGCGGCGGAGCTGCGCGACCGTGTGGCGGCCCGGCTGGGGGAGCGCGGGCTGGCGGCGCGCGCGCCGCAGGCCACCACCTTCCACTCCTACTGCTACGCCCTGGTCCGCGCCCACCAGGAGGCCGGCCTGTTCGCCGAGCCGCTGCGGCTGCTGTCCGGCCCGGAACAGGACGTCGCCGTCCGGGAGCTGCTCGCCGGCCAGACCGAACTGGAGCGCGCGGGCCGCGCCACCGTGCGCTGGCCGGACGACCTGCGCGCCTGCCTCACCACCCGCGGCTTCGCCGACGAGGTGCGCGCGGTCCTCGCCCGCAGCCGGGAACTGGGCCTGAGCCCGGAGTCGCTGGCCGCCTTCGCCGAGCGGACGGGACGCGGCGACTGGTCGGCCGCGGCGGCCTTCCTCGCCGAGTACCTGGACGTACTCGACGCGCGCGGCGTCGTCGACTACGCGGAACTGGTGCACCGCGCGGTGCTGCTGGCCGAGCGGCCGGAGGTCGCGGCGGACCTCGCCGGACGGTACGACGCGGTGTTCGTCGACGAGTACCAGGACACCGACGCCGCCCAGGCACGGCTGCTGCGCGCGCTGGCGGGCGGCGGGCGCACCCTGGTCGCGTTCGGCGACCCCGACCAGTCCATCTACGCCTTCCGCGGCGCCGACGTGGGCGGCATCCTCGACTTCCCGACGGCCTTCCCGCGCCGCGACGGCTCGCCCGCCCCGGTCCGCGTCCTGACCACCTCCCGCCGCTCGGGCGCCGCCCTCCTCGCCGCCACCCGCCTCCTCACCCGCCGGATGCCCCTCGGCCGCCTCCCGTCCGACGCCGTCCGCGCCCACCGCGACCTGACGGCCGTCCGCCCCGGAGGCCGCGTGGAGGCGTACACCTACCCGACGCCCGGCGCCGAGACCGACAACATCGCGGACATCCTCCGCCGCGCCCACCTGGAGGACGGCGTCCCCTGGGGCGCCATGTCCGTCCTCGTCCGCGCCGGCTCCCGCTCCATACCGACCCTCCGCCGCGCCCTCACCTCGGCGGGCGTACCGGTGGAGGTCGACGGCGACGACATCCCCCTCCGCCACGAACCGGCGGTCGCCCCGCTGCTGACGGCACTGCGGGTGGTGGCGGAATGGGCGGCGGGGGCGCCGGGGCCGGACGGGGACGCGGCGGATGAGCCCGGGAGCGATGTCCCCGGAGCCGAGGGTGCCCTTGGCGAGCTGAAGGGCGACGCCTCCGGGCCCGGAGGCGGGCGGGGAAGCGCCCCCGCGTCCGAGTGGGGGGCGGCGCCCGGCCCGGGCGGGGACGCCCCCGGCGAGCCCGGGGGCGACGCTCCCGTCCCCGCCGCCGCGTCGGACGAGGACGGCCCCGCCGGGGCCGAAGGCACCGGTACGGGCCCGGAGGACGACCCCGCCGGGACCGGGCGCGAGGGTGCTTCCACGCCCGCGCGCGAGCCCGGCGCCACACCGGAGTCCGGCCCCGGCACGGCCGCCGCATCCGCTTGCGCCCCGGCCCCCGACTCGGCCACGCGGCCTGGCATCGCCGTGTCGCCCACCCCCGCCGCTGCCCCTGTGCCCGAGCCCGAGCCCGCGCGCGAGCGCGAAGACGGGCCCACGCCCGAGCCCGACGGCCGGCCTGGGCCCGGTCCGGCCCACGAGGGCGCGGCGGACGAGCGCCCGGCCGCGCCCGCCCCCGCCGCAGCCGGCGTACTCACCCCCGAGACCGCCCTGACCCTCCTCACCTCCCCTCTCGGCGGCATGGACGGCGCCGACCTGCGCCGGCTCGGGCGGGCCCTGCGGGAGGAGGAGCGGGCCGCCGGCCGTACCGCGCCGCGGGCCTCGGACGTGCTCATCGCCGAGGCGCTCGCCGCGCCGGAGCGTCTGGTGGCGCACGATCCGGCGTACGCGCGGGGCGCGCAGCGCCTGGCCGCGCTGCTGAGCGCCGCCCGGGACCGGCTCCGGGCCGGCGGCACCGCCGAGGACGCCCTGTGGACGCTCTGGAACGGCACGCCCCGGCACCCCGCGCCCTGGCCGGACCGGCTGCGCCGCGCCGCGCACCGCGGCGGCGCCGCCGGCCGCAACGCCGACCGCGACCTCGACGCCGTCTGCGCCCTGTTCGAGACGGCGGCCCGCGCCGAGGAGCGCGTCGGCGGCCGGGACGTGCTCGGCTTCCTGGACGAGCTGGAGGCCCAGGACATCGCCGCCGACACGCTCACCCGCCGGGCCGTGCGCCCGGACGCCGTCCGGCTGATGACCGCGCACCGTTCCAAGGGCCTGGAGTGGCGGCTCGTCGTCGTCGCCGGGGTGCAGGAGGGCCTCTGGCCCGACCTGCGCCGCCGCGGCTCGCTGCTGGAAGCGGACCGCATCGGCCGCGACGGCCTCGCCGAACCCCTCCCGCCCGGCGCGCTGCTGGCCGAGGAGCGCCGGCTGTTCTACGTGGCGGCGACCCGCGCCCGCGAACGCCTGGTCGTCACGGCGGTCAAGGCCGCCGCCGAGGACGGCGACCAGCCGTCCCGCTTCCTCACCGAGCTCGGCGTCGAACCGGTCGACGTCACCCAGCGCCCCCGCCGCCCCCTCGCCGTCGCCGCGCTCGTCGCCGAGCTGCGGGCCACCACCGTGGACCCCGCCGCCTCCGACGCGCTCCGGGCCGCCGCCGCCGACCGGCTGGCCCGCCTCGCCGGCCTGCGCGACGACGAGGACCGGCCGCTCGTCCCGGCCGCCGACCCCGACCGCTGGTGGGGCCTGTACGAGCCGACGCACAGCGAGGTGCCGCTCCGCGACCGGGACCAGCCGGTCGCCCTGTCCGGCTCGGCCGTCGGCCAGCTTGTGGACACCTGCTCGCTCCAGTGGTTCCTGGGGCGCGAGGTACGCGCCGAGGCGCCCTCGGGAACGGCCCAGGGCTTCGGCAACGTCGTGCACGTCCTCGCCGACGAGGTCGCCTCCGGCCGCACCCCCGCCGACCTCGCCGTCCTCATGGAGCGCCTGGAAACCGTCTGGGACGCGCTCGCCTTCGACGCGCCCTGGAAGTCCCGGCAGGAGAAGGAGAACGCGCGGGCCGCCCTGGAGCGCTTCCTCCGCTGGCACGTCATGGAACGCGGCCGCACCCCCGTCGCCACCGAGCACCCCTTCGACGTCACCCTCACCGCGGGTGACCGGCTCGTCCGCGTCCGCGGCTCCATGGACCGCGTGGAGCGGGACACCTCCGGCCACGCCTACGTCGTCGACTTCAAGACCGGCAAGACCCCGGCGACCGCCGCCGAGGTGGCCCGCCACCCCCAGCTCGCCGTCTACCAGCTCGCGGTCCGGCACGGCGCCGTCGACGACGCCTTCGACGGTGTACGCCCGCGCCCCGGCGGCGCGGAACTCGTCCAGCTCCGGCAAGGCGCCACCAAGAAGGAGGGCGGCGACGCGCTCCCCAAGGTGCAGGCCCAGGAACCGCTGTCCGACGGCGGCGAGGAGGGCACCGACTGGATCGGCGACCTCCTGGCCACCGCTGCCGGGCGCGTCCTGGACGAACGGTTCTCCCCGCGCCCCGGCACGCACTGCGCGCACTGCGCCTTCCGCTCCTCCTGCTCGGCCCGCCCGGAGGGCCGCCAGATCGTCGAGTGA
- a CDS encoding MGMT family protein, with translation MTDASPPGLPGPAELPEYAERVLSVAEIIPPGRVMTYGDVAEWLGEGGPRQVGRVMALYGGAVPWWRVVRADGVLLPGREQAALGHYREEGTPLRITGPAADGHVPRLAMRRARWDGAPAGGDAGATGADRAAGSADVDGAEEPPEGLGALGDLRDPGDPGDPGDPGGAGRRCRSAPDGARRTARQDRRERDAVRDERAGVRGDAKGARGGASRVKRAT, from the coding sequence GTGACCGACGCATCGCCGCCCGGACTTCCGGGGCCAGCCGAGCTTCCCGAGTACGCGGAACGGGTCCTCTCCGTCGCGGAGATCATCCCGCCGGGCCGGGTGATGACTTACGGCGACGTGGCCGAGTGGCTCGGCGAGGGTGGTCCGCGCCAGGTCGGCCGGGTGATGGCGCTGTACGGCGGCGCCGTGCCGTGGTGGCGTGTCGTGCGGGCCGACGGCGTCCTGCTGCCCGGCCGCGAACAGGCGGCCCTCGGGCACTACCGCGAGGAGGGCACGCCGCTCCGGATCACCGGCCCGGCCGCCGACGGGCACGTGCCACGGCTCGCGATGAGGCGGGCGCGGTGGGACGGGGCGCCGGCCGGCGGGGACGCCGGGGCGACCGGGGCGGACAGGGCGGCCGGGAGTGCCGACGTGGACGGGGCCGAGGAGCCTCCCGAGGGCCTCGGAGCTCTCGGTGACCTCCGTGACCCCGGTGACCCCGGTGACCCCGGTGACCCCGGAGGCGCGGGGCGCCGGTGCCGAAGCGCGCCCGACGGCGCGCGCCGAACGGCCCGGCAGGACCGGCGGGAACGCGATGCGGTACGAGACGAACGGGCCGGGGTGCGCGGCGACGCGAAGGGCGCGCGCGGCGGCGCGTCGCGTGTGAAACGCGCCACCTGA
- a CDS encoding lysylphosphatidylglycerol synthase transmembrane domain-containing protein, whose translation MIREREDQEDTDDEQGAGPPEEAGARQALPGSGAGDGEAERPRPGTPARPAGSSYACDTKDGEVHIDKVSGDEPLLPARVHRPADLVRMLLGIIGIAVVLALAAFAHGTTTGLASDIKESAGHAPQTLANIAGLTANVAIFIVPVAFAVERLVKRDGLRIADGVLAAVLAHGVSLGAALWVAEAAPESIREALTRITPTHELTDPVHGYLAPVIAYMTAVGMSRRPRWRVAMWAVLLLDAFAVLVNGYSTPFSIATTVLIGWTVAYGTLYAVGSPNVRPTGQHLLHGLRRVGFKPVSALRTEEAPDAEPAQGTAHDRGRRYVVTLEDGPPLDVTVVDREQQAQGFFYRLWQRLALRGITQRRSLQSLRQALEQEALLAYAAIAAGANAPKLIATSELGPDAVMLVYEHVGGRTLDTLPDQEITDELVDGAWRQVRALQSRRIAHRRLDGDALLVDRSGNVVLTDLRGGEIAAGDLVLRMDVAQLLTTLGLRVGAERAVASAVAVLGPDAVADSLPLLQPIALTRASRATLRRLARERAQRERDAVLEASRIAKEERAREREEKGSGPADDRRALKAEKKAEKQALDVAAEEAREEDLLAQIRRQVLLIRPQAPIEPVRLERIRPRTLISSIAGAIAAYFLLSQLSHVELDKIIDHANWGWVAVAAAFSALSYFAAAMRLLGFVPEKVPYLRTVMAQVAGSFVKLVAPAAVGGVALNSRFLQRAGIRPGLAVASVGASELFGLAAHILLLLTFGYITGTERTESPLPPSRTVIGGLLTAAVLVLVVTAIPFLRKFVSTRVRSLFAGVVPRMLDLLQRPRKLVNGIGGMLLLTAAFVFCLDTSIRAFGGDMSFASVAVIFLAGNALGSAAPTPGGVGAVEGVLIGALTLAGLPAEIATPSVLLYRLLTFWLPVLPGWLCFNQLTRKGAI comes from the coding sequence GTGATACGAGAACGAGAAGACCAGGAAGACACGGACGACGAGCAGGGCGCGGGACCTCCTGAGGAGGCCGGCGCCCGCCAGGCGCTGCCCGGGAGCGGCGCGGGAGACGGGGAAGCCGAGCGGCCGCGCCCCGGTACCCCGGCCCGCCCGGCCGGCTCGTCGTACGCGTGCGACACGAAGGACGGCGAGGTCCACATCGACAAGGTCTCCGGCGACGAGCCCCTGCTCCCCGCCCGCGTCCACCGCCCCGCCGACCTGGTGCGCATGCTGCTGGGCATCATCGGCATCGCCGTCGTCCTCGCCCTGGCCGCGTTCGCGCATGGCACCACCACCGGTCTCGCCAGCGACATCAAGGAGAGCGCCGGGCACGCCCCGCAGACGCTGGCCAACATCGCCGGTCTCACGGCCAACGTCGCGATCTTCATCGTGCCGGTGGCGTTCGCCGTCGAACGGCTGGTCAAACGGGACGGCCTGCGCATCGCCGACGGCGTCCTCGCGGCCGTCCTGGCGCACGGCGTCTCGCTCGGCGCCGCGCTCTGGGTCGCCGAGGCCGCCCCGGAGTCCATCCGGGAGGCGCTCACCCGGATCACTCCGACCCATGAACTGACCGATCCGGTCCACGGCTACCTCGCCCCCGTGATCGCCTATATGACGGCCGTCGGGATGTCGCGGCGTCCGCGCTGGCGGGTCGCGATGTGGGCGGTGCTGCTGCTCGACGCGTTCGCGGTGCTGGTCAACGGCTACTCGACGCCGTTCTCGATCGCCACCACCGTGCTCATCGGCTGGACGGTCGCCTACGGCACCCTCTACGCCGTCGGCTCCCCCAACGTCCGCCCCACCGGCCAGCACCTCCTGCACGGCCTGCGCCGCGTCGGCTTCAAGCCGGTGAGCGCGCTGCGCACGGAGGAGGCCCCGGACGCCGAGCCGGCCCAGGGCACCGCGCACGACCGGGGCCGCCGGTACGTCGTCACGCTGGAGGACGGCCCGCCGCTGGACGTCACGGTCGTCGACCGCGAACAGCAGGCGCAGGGCTTCTTCTACCGGCTGTGGCAGCGGCTCGCGCTGCGCGGCATCACGCAACGGCGCAGCCTGCAGTCGCTCCGCCAGGCGCTGGAGCAGGAGGCGCTGCTCGCCTACGCGGCCATCGCCGCCGGCGCCAACGCCCCCAAGCTGATCGCCACCAGCGAGCTCGGCCCGGACGCCGTGATGCTGGTGTACGAGCACGTCGGCGGGCGGACGCTGGACACCCTGCCGGACCAGGAGATCACCGACGAGCTGGTGGACGGCGCCTGGCGGCAGGTGCGCGCCCTGCAGTCGCGCCGGATCGCGCACCGGCGCCTGGACGGCGACGCGCTCCTGGTGGATCGTTCCGGCAATGTCGTCCTGACCGATCTGCGCGGCGGTGAGATCGCCGCCGGCGATCTGGTGCTGCGGATGGACGTCGCCCAGCTGCTCACCACGCTGGGCCTGCGGGTCGGCGCCGAACGGGCGGTGGCCTCGGCCGTCGCCGTGCTCGGCCCGGACGCGGTCGCCGACAGCCTGCCGCTGCTCCAGCCCATCGCCCTGACCCGCGCCAGCCGTGCCACCCTGCGCCGGCTCGCGCGCGAGCGCGCCCAGCGCGAACGCGACGCGGTGCTGGAGGCGTCCCGGATCGCCAAGGAGGAGCGGGCCCGGGAGCGGGAGGAGAAGGGCTCGGGCCCGGCGGACGACCGCCGGGCGCTCAAGGCCGAGAAGAAGGCGGAGAAGCAGGCGCTGGACGTCGCGGCCGAGGAGGCCCGCGAGGAGGACCTGCTGGCGCAGATCCGCCGCCAGGTGCTGCTGATCCGGCCGCAGGCGCCGATAGAGCCGGTCCGGCTGGAGCGCATCCGGCCGCGCACGCTGATCAGCTCCATCGCGGGCGCGATCGCCGCCTACTTCCTGCTCTCGCAGCTGTCGCACGTCGAACTCGACAAGATCATCGACCATGCCAACTGGGGCTGGGTGGCGGTCGCCGCGGCCTTCTCCGCGCTCTCCTACTTCGCGGCGGCCATGCGGCTGCTGGGCTTCGTCCCGGAGAAGGTGCCGTACCTGCGGACGGTCATGGCACAGGTGGCCGGCTCGTTCGTCAAGCTCGTGGCCCCGGCGGCGGTCGGCGGCGTGGCCCTGAACAGCCGCTTCCTGCAGCGGGCCGGGATCCGCCCGGGGCTGGCCGTGGCCAGCGTCGGCGCGTCGGAGCTGTTCGGCCTGGCCGCGCACATCCTGCTGCTGCTGACCTTCGGTTACATCACCGGCACCGAGCGGACGGAGTCGCCGCTCCCGCCGTCCCGTACGGTCATCGGCGGACTGCTGACGGCCGCGGTGCTGGTGCTGGTCGTGACGGCCATCCCGTTCCTGCGGAAGTTCGTCTCGACGCGGGTGCGCTCGCTGTTCGCGGGCGTCGTGCCGCGCATGCTGGACCTGCTCCAGCGGCCGCGGAAGCTGGTCAACGGCATCGGCGGCATGCTGCTGCTGACCGCCGCCTTCGTGTTCTGCCTCGACACGTCGATCCGGGCGTTCGGCGGCGACATGAGCTTCGCCAGCGTCGCGGTGATCTTCCTGGCCGGCAACGCGCTGGGTTCGGCGGCGCCGACGCCCGGCGGCGTCGGGGCCGTGGAGGGCGTCCTCATCGGCGCGTTGACGCTGGCCGGGCTGCCGGCGGAGATCGCGACGCCTTCGGTGCTGCTGTACCGGCTGCTGACCTTCTGGCTGCCGGTGCTGCCGGGGTGGCTGTGCTTCAACCAGTTGACGCGGAAGGGTGCCATCTGA